In Fluviispira sanaruensis, a genomic segment contains:
- a CDS encoding BMP family lipoprotein, whose translation MKNILSSIFFLSMSLHTQSIHAAPNPKICMILDKAGKDDRSFNQAAYEGFQTALKTLPISKESKVIDAKEDAQLKQVIRSFAKGNCAVIFSIGINNADAIKALIPTYPQQKFVLIDSIINEKNVRSIVYREDQGAFLVGTIAAIKSKTNEIGFIGGMDIPLIRRFETGYKAGAKYINPEIKILSAFVGISIEAWNNPTKAQEIALNQYRQGADIIFHAAGGSGLGVFNAAEKKENLKHKKYAIGCDSNQNWIKPGIILTSMTKGVAATVVNTIQSVIDDKFMTGTHSYGLEHDGVNWAFDSYNEKLFTEKDLEKIERIKNDIITGKIPVPDYYNEVKK comes from the coding sequence ATGAAGAATATTCTTAGCTCTATTTTCTTTCTATCAATGTCACTCCACACACAATCAATTCATGCTGCTCCAAATCCAAAAATATGTATGATTCTCGATAAGGCTGGTAAGGATGATCGTTCTTTTAATCAAGCAGCATATGAGGGATTCCAAACTGCCTTAAAAACTTTACCTATTTCAAAGGAAAGTAAAGTAATTGATGCCAAGGAAGATGCACAACTTAAACAGGTAATTCGTTCTTTCGCAAAAGGCAATTGCGCAGTTATTTTTTCAATCGGCATAAACAATGCTGATGCAATAAAAGCTCTTATTCCTACATATCCTCAACAAAAATTTGTTCTTATTGATTCTATTATCAATGAAAAAAATGTTCGCTCCATTGTCTATAGAGAAGACCAGGGTGCATTTTTAGTTGGTACTATTGCTGCAATTAAGTCAAAAACAAATGAAATTGGTTTTATTGGAGGAATGGATATACCTCTTATTCGAAGATTTGAAACAGGATATAAAGCGGGCGCAAAGTATATCAATCCCGAAATTAAAATACTTTCTGCTTTTGTCGGAATATCCATTGAAGCATGGAATAATCCTACAAAAGCACAAGAAATTGCTCTCAATCAATATAGACAAGGTGCTGATATTATTTTTCATGCTGCAGGAGGTTCAGGTTTAGGTGTTTTTAATGCTGCTGAAAAAAAAGAAAATTTAAAACATAAAAAATATGCGATTGGCTGTGATTCCAATCAAAACTGGATTAAACCTGGTATTATTCTCACAAGTATGACCAAAGGGGTTGCCGCTACAGTTGTAAACACCATTCAATCCGTAATTGATGATAAATTTATGACTGGGACTCATTCCTATGGACTAGAGCATGACGGAGTCAATTGGGCCTTCGACAGCTACAATGAAAAATTATTCACGGAAAAAGATTTAGAAAAAATTGAGCGAATTAAAAACGATATTATAACAGGAAAAATTCCAGTTCCTGATTATTATAATGAGGTTAAGAAATAA